The Maylandia zebra isolate NMK-2024a linkage group LG1, Mzebra_GT3a, whole genome shotgun sequence DNA segment TTGTAAAAGAGATCTTTGGTCTCAATGGGACTAAACTGGTGAAAtcaaagttaaataaataaaataatgtttgttATGAGTACATTTTAAATATGCTGAACCTAAGTGTTCTCACAGTGCAAATCTTTGACTTACTATATAGAATAATTTCCAAATGACAGCAGGATCATATTCTATAAGAAACAGTTATCATGAGATCATTTTCATGCATCCATGTATTAGAAAGAGCTAAAACTGAAGTTATGgtcacaacactacacactttGATAGCCACTCTCTGTGATTATTGGTACAGAGCAGTTAGTAGATTTAAAACAGGTGGGTACTTGGAGTTCAGAGACACGCTGCCCATCCTGAACTGGAACAACTGGGCTTAAGATGCTTTCAGGGCTGTTTCTAAGTGACTCCTCCTCCGACTTGTCCAAATGTTCCTTATGCTCAGTATTTCTGTGCTCTAAAAGCGAAGCACCAGGCTGCCTCACCAAACTTGGAATTTCCTGATAGTCGTCATCCACTGCAAGAAAACTGTGTGACCCTATGGGCACACATATGGGGACCTCTTGATAGGACATGTCTGTTGATAGAAGAGGTGAAACCACTGATGGTGAAATACCACTTAGTTGTGCAGGAACTTGACAAGCTGGTATCTGGTGATCCGGACATCTCTCCATTCCACTGTTACTGGGATGGTAAATAGAGTCACAAAGCATTTCAGCCGTCCCCTGGGTGTTTAAGTTGTCTGTCATAGTCTGATGTAAACAGCCAGGAAGAAGGAAGTGATaggttttattttcaaatgcagATACTCCAGAACTCGTTTCAGAGAATAATTCACTTCCTTGTGTATTGTTTGACTGTGTCGGGAGACTGGTGCTCACTGGTAATATTGGGCAAATATTTGGGAATATTTTACAGAGCTCATTCTTAGCAGCTTTAGCAATAGAAGATTCTCCATTCACAGCAACGGGGCTTTCAGTATTTGTATAACTTAGATCAGAGGAACCCGTGCTGACCCCACTGCTTTGCTGAAGGCTTCCACAGCTTGTGTCTGTCAATGACACCTTCGACCTGAATACAAAGAAACAATTACTGAAACTGCCAGATATAAATCCTCAAGGAAATGTCTTGTAATGGTGATGCATCAATGCAGTCAATACTAACCCCAGTTCACTGTCATCTGGAATAAGGGTCTCAACATGTATGGGGATGGTAATGATGGGTTCAAGTTTCAAGACCTAAGCAAAATGAATGAACAGTCTTAAACATTTCAGTTGAAGGAGGAAAATCTTTTGGAACTTTAGTATGTTTCTCAAAGTGCCTTTTGTATTCCTTAAGATATCATTTCTGGTTGACTTAGTTTGCCCTGTTTTTGGGACAATAGGATTTAGTGACTGATTTTACCGTAGAAAAAACCTGTTAAAAAATGCAGAGCTGGATTCTGATTTCAGCACAATTTCTGTTAAATCATAGCGTTTGTGAAGGCCATTTGACTCCAGGGCTGATTATGCCATGAACaatgaaaaattaaatataGTGTCACTTAAGACAGGCCACAAATTCAAGTTCAGCTGTAGTCCCTGCAGATCAGCTGATTTTTAGTGCCAGTCTTCATCAGCTGATGGCTAAGCAGATACATTTCTATTCTAATCGCCAAATGTTGTCCACTAGATGCATTAGATTTTCTTTTGACTATAACAGTCCTGATAAAACTGCTATTTATAGACCAAATGTAAATCCAATTATAGCAAATGATGAAAAAGTGATGCAATATAATAATTTAATGAAAATCACCAACAGATTTTAAATTgttaataattattaataataaagtaaatgAATGCAACCATTGAAGTTAGAAGTTTTTGACCTCACCTGTCTCACCTTCTGCTCACTTGGATTAATATTAAGAAAAGAGGGATTTGTAGTTTTCGGAACTGCATCGTAATAGATTTTTCTCAACCTAAAAGGAAATGTAGGAAAAAAATGATGACCCCATTCAAATATTTAGGGGAAATATGCACTGACCGAGGCACAAGAAAAACTTGTTGATCTACATGACTCACTTTGCATAACAGCCATATTTAGCAACGCTGAGGATGACTGCAGCAATGCTGAGGGTGATAATGATAACCAACATCAGGTTGTGGCGGGAAGGACCTGTGAAATAACATGTATGAAACAAGTTTAATAATTGCAATCTTGCACAGATGTTATACAGCAGAGAGATATAGTAGGATAAAGTGCATAGCATATGCTTATATGTCTGCTAACAGACTTGTATTTTGTGTTAGATGTGTTGTGTTGATGACACTGTGTGTCACTACTTAATGCTAtataattcctaaacagtttCTTCATATTGCCTCAAAAGGAtagtttttagttatttttttgtaCCAATGAGAGTGTcccattgcatttttttttactctatgCAGCCTCCAAAATGTAAGTTACAAagataaaatatacattttttaaaaagtcttcaTACTCTATCTTATGCTATACACGGTATGAATGTTCAGATCGATACtacttaaaacaggacatagcATCataatttattgatttattgttgctttgttgttcaggagattaaaaaagagaaattaaaactgTACATATTATACATACAAACTTTTTATCTCTTTGCTTTTGAGATTTCCACAGATCCTTTATATTCGAATACACTTCTAAATTCACTTTTAATGTTACAATCTAAGCTGCTCATCTCCACTTTTCTCTGGAGACAACAGCTTACATGATAGTTAGTTTGAGAGTTAATATTAAAACTCATATTATTTTTCAGCTGAATGTGTAATAGAAATATAATTAGGGCCTCTTAACACAGTTAAGAAATACAGAATTTACTGTTTTACAACTGAATAAAGACAATTCTTACCAGTTTCAAATTCCCACTCTTTGCTACTGTCACTGAACTTGCCACTCAGACTTAAGAAGCTTTTCACGCTGACCACATATGCTGAACTGGGAGCCAGGTCTTGACCTTTTATTACATAGTAATTTAGTTCATCAACTGTGGCTGGTTTGAAAGGTCCAGATGTCTAGTATGGAGGAacaaaaatgagtttgacagtTGTCCATGTTTACATCTCCAGAACAAATAGTTACTGTGGCATTGTTCCTACCTTTtctgtttctccttttttataGTAAGTCACCACAGCAgtcatttcattgtttaaaaatCCCTTCATGTTTGACGTCCACTTGACTTCAAAATTCCCTTCGAGTTCATTGACTGAtttgattgttggagtttttggtTTTACTGTACAGAAACAAAAGAGCATTAAAGTGAATATTTGTTCACCTCCAGAGAGTCTTTCTGGCAGATGCAGAGTTATGGGAAATAATTTGAAAGAAGCCAACGTACTGCTCTCCATGACATTGATAGCTTTTGACTCCATGATGTTGCCATCTTTCCAGACTTTTGCTGTGAGAGCTTCTCCTAACACACGCATCAGTTTGAAGGAGCAACAACACTTTCCAATGCCACACTGTTGTACAGCGCAGTTCTCCTCACTGGGGAGCAAAGGATAATATGCAAAACACTTTAAACATTCATATGCCACAGCATATTTACACTGTCAGCCACAGCATTGAAACCACAGACAGATGAAGAAAGTAACAAGTAATGACTACACATTAAATGCAGTGTTAATGATTAACCTTGGATTCCAGTTACACCCAACCAATCATCTTTGGATCATGCTAACCTCCTGCTACAACAACGCCACATTTTTATCCTTTGTACACATGTCCCACATACTGAGGCAGTGTTACTCTAGTTTACTAAAGTCATTGTTTGAACAGCACAAAAATTATGGAATAAAATTAACAGTGCTCATCTATTGACATATTCCCCTGAATCCCAAAGAAGATTAACAGACAGaaaagcagctgaaatttgTCAACTGTTTAACacttattgattaaaaaaacagcctaaagaaacaaaaacaaatttggGAAAACTGTACATATTGTAAAAGTACAATATGTTTGTTCTTCACAAGAATGTACCAACCATTTAACTGCCATAGcttattattttagttttttgctgtttttttttgttttttaaagtttgatATAACTCTGTGCACATTCATTTTACCTCTCAGCACCAGTAATACCGAGTTTGCTGGGATTTCCACTGAGAACTTCCACACAACAAGAACTGTCTAGAAAGTGAATGAGGAACACAACGAAGAGCAAAAATCCAAACATCCCAATCTAACTGAGAATCCACTCAGTGTGCCAATGCAAGTCCGGTCCACATACAGCCGACCCAGGAACCCCCACACAGGGCAGATACCCTCAGATAAATCGTGTCTATACCCGGACACGTAGGAGCTAGTAGCAAAAGCAGCACCCAGTCAAAGTAAGCCTGTTGGTTTTAATGCCATGGCTGATCGgtgtaatactaaaatcatcgATTAAAAACACACCGGGCATACTTGTCTTGGACTTGGAGAGTCATGCTGTACTCAGTGCAGTTTTGCAGCTCCAGCTCACACTGCATCACCTGGTCAAAGTCGTACGTACATTCAAGGTTGAAGCCAATTGTCGGATTCTTTCCTGAACGAAACATATTATACAAGTACGAAAATTATGAGTGCTCACACAGGGCTCACACAGACTATCTAATTAcagtattaatattattattattattttactgtaaGCTACATACCAGGAAGTACGGCCGCAGTTATGTATCCAAAAAGAAGCACGGTATAAGAGATCCAGTTGCAAACTTGTCTGGaagaaaaaacgaaaataaGATATTTTCTTTTAACAAACCTGACGGATTCGTGAAGAAAGTCAAATTTACGTTATCCAGGTTACCTGTTTGAATCCATTACGAGACAATTTAGTTCGCGTATTTTCATAGAAAGCGGTCTGCTCGGCTCCAGCCTAAATCCATTCGCACAGTGTGTCTCACAGTCTTTCTCATGTGAAAGCTGTTGCAGAATGCACCACTCATTTAGGGGAAGTCAGACTCACTGACTTTTCTTTGGAAGGACAGAACCGTGCGTATAAAAACGGGGGAGGGGGGAGTAGACTTACtgtaaaacactgtaaaatcCCAGTTTGGCAGTAGAGTGGGAATATGGAAAGTTATGGAATAAAAACGATGGAATCATTTAAATT contains these protein-coding regions:
- the LOC101486062 gene encoding uncharacterized protein LOC101486062 isoform X2 → MKIRELNCLVMDSNRQVCNWISYTVLLFGYITAAVLPGKNPTIGFNLECTYDFDQVMQCELELQNCTEYSMTLQVQDNEENCAVQQCGIGKCCCSFKLMRVLGEALTAKVWKDGNIMESKAINVMESIKPKTPTIKSVNELEGNFEVKWTSNMKGFLNNEMTAVVTYYKKGETEKTSGPFKPATVDELNYYVIKGQDLAPSSAYVVSVKSFLSLSGKFSDSSKEWEFETGPSRHNLMLVIIITLSIAAVILSVAKYGCYAKLRKIYYDAVPKTTNPSFLNINPSEQKVRQVLKLEPIITIPIHVETLIPDDSELGSKVSLTDTSCGSLQQSSGVSTGSSDLSYTNTESPVAVNGESSIAKAAKNELCKIFPNICPILPVSTSLPTQSNNTQGSELFSETSSGVSAFENKTYHFLLPGCLHQTMTDNLNTQGTAEMLCDSIYHPSNSGMERCPDHQIPACQVPAQLSGISPSVVSPLLSTDMSYQEVPICVPIGSHSFLAVDDDYQEIPSLVRQPGASLLEHRNTEHKEHLDKSEEESLRNSPESILSPVVPVQDGQRVSELQVPTCFKSTNCSVPIITESGYQSV
- the LOC101486062 gene encoding uncharacterized protein LOC101486062 isoform X1, with the translated sequence MKIRELNCLVMDSNRQVCNWISYTVLLFGYITAAVLPGKNPTIGFNLECTYDFDQVMQCELELQNCTEYSMTLQVQDKYAREENCAVQQCGIGKCCCSFKLMRVLGEALTAKVWKDGNIMESKAINVMESIKPKTPTIKSVNELEGNFEVKWTSNMKGFLNNEMTAVVTYYKKGETEKTSGPFKPATVDELNYYVIKGQDLAPSSAYVVSVKSFLSLSGKFSDSSKEWEFETGPSRHNLMLVIIITLSIAAVILSVAKYGCYAKLRKIYYDAVPKTTNPSFLNINPSEQKVRQVLKLEPIITIPIHVETLIPDDSELGSKVSLTDTSCGSLQQSSGVSTGSSDLSYTNTESPVAVNGESSIAKAAKNELCKIFPNICPILPVSTSLPTQSNNTQGSELFSETSSGVSAFENKTYHFLLPGCLHQTMTDNLNTQGTAEMLCDSIYHPSNSGMERCPDHQIPACQVPAQLSGISPSVVSPLLSTDMSYQEVPICVPIGSHSFLAVDDDYQEIPSLVRQPGASLLEHRNTEHKEHLDKSEEESLRNSPESILSPVVPVQDGQRVSELQVPTCFKSTNCSVPIITESGYQSV